The Methylocella tundrae genome contains the following window.
TCGCGATCGTAGGTGTGGCTCGGCGGCCGCCGTTCTACGGTTATGAACGGCGCGGACACGACGGATTTCTCCGTCGTGTCCGATCTAGCGCGAGCCGGCCGGTTCAGACCGAATGAAGCAACAAGGCGCGTTCAATCATGTCCGATCACTGTGCCAATCGATCCCGGAACCCAGTAATTCAACTGGCTTGTATCGAGCAGCAATGTCGAGGTAACTCCGGGGGAGTTTACGGTATATGAATTCCAGATGACCGTATCGAGATCCCCGGTCCCGATCTGGAAGTCTACCGGGCAATTGATGCAGGCATTTCCCTGGAAAATATTTCCGACAAGAGCTGACTTGCCTTGTTCCACATAAGGAGTCTGCCCCTGGTAATAGACAACATTCTGAAAGCCTTGCGGGTATGGGTAAGAATAGGTGCCTGAGCGCGTCGTGATACTGTTGTTGCGTACTTCGACTCCGAGTGTGCTATACCCCCAAAAGGTGTTCGGCCAGATGTTCGTCAAGTTTATGTTGATAAAGGGTGATCTCGTAGAGTTTATGTTAGCGAGAGTGTTTCCTTTTATCTCGATGTTTCGCGACACGCTGAACTCGGGGAGCCCAACGGCGTCGGAATTGGTCGATATCGGATTGAGATAAATGCCGCCGTTGTCCGTCATTTTGTTAGAAGAGACGTTGGTGTTGAGAAATGCGCCTGCCCACAGACTGATCCCTTGGGGATTGTTGCTCATGGTGTTGCCATTGATCCAGGCGTTTTCAAAAGAAGGAACCGCGATGGTGAAATGATCGCCCGCCGCAGGAACGACGTCCCAGGGTTGATCAATGGTGAAGGTGCTGTTGTTGCTCAACTGTGTGATGTGTCTCCACTGCCCGGCTCCCGCGCCGCTGACGATGATGACCATCGAATTTGAATAATAATTCCAACTTTTGGCGTTGGCGCTGACGCTCGTGCTATTTGCCGAGGTCACGACGCCTTCGTCCTCCCGGCCTCTCGATTCATTCAGGAACGTTTCGCCATCGTTCAGGGTGCTGTCGAGGGAGCCGTCCGACACGTCAAAGATGTTGTTTGCAATAATGATGTTTTTGCCGAACTGGATCGTCAACTGGCGTCCGAGCCTGCGACTGACCATCTGACCGGTCCCGACCGGCGTGCTTGTGCAGCACGCGGCGGCGGCCATCGCCGACGTCGCGGCAACCTTATCGGACGCGCTGCGCGTGAAGTGATTGCTTTCGATGAAAGCATTAACCATGTCATTCATCAGAACCTGATCGGTCGCCCATTTGATGGTGTTGCCCACGAACACGAGATTGCTTGATCCGAAGATATAAATTGGTCCCAATCCGCCGGTCGCTGGGCTTCCATTCTGGAAGTTAACTGCCTGATGGAAGTTGGAATTCATAATGCTGATTCGATCGCCGACCGGAAAAATAGACGCTCCGCTGCCGAGTTCCCAATTGACGCGCTGAATGAAGAACTTGCTGATGCTCCCGCCTCGCGTGTCGAGATTGACGACCCTCTGGCTCGTGAGATCGACATTTTGGATCGAGAGATCGGCGATGCCGGTCAGCGCCGCGTTGTCGGGAATTTCAATGCCCGACATGCCGAAGGACGAGCCCTGAGCGGACGTCGGACCGAAGATGATTTTCGTGTCCGCGTTGCTATGGCCCTGGAGAACGACGCCGGCCCGGATGTCGATGCCTGTCACTCCGAGATTATAGGTTCCCGCCGGAAGGTAGACGATGCCGCCGCCGTTTCTTGACGCCTGGTCGAGCGCCGATTGAATCGCGCCGGCGTCATTGGTGACGCCGTCGCCCCTCGCGACAGGGTTCAGGCTCGGGTCCGTCCTGACGTTGAAGATATGGTGGTCAGACTGTTTCGTGCCTGCGACGCCGGCGTTATAGCCAGGTCCGTTCTTCGTGACGAAGTCATAGGCCCAGGGCGCGTCAACGCCGAAATAGTCGCCTCCGGCCGCATGCCCGAGCACTGTCGCTTCTGTGGTGGTCGAGGCTAGCCCATTCGACACAATGGCCTTGTAAGTGTGACCCGCGACAATGCCGGACGGCGGTATGAAAGTGAGAAAAAAGAAAGTGCTGTTGCTGGGGGCGACGCTGGCCGCCAGTTGAGCGTTGGTTTGCGTATCGAGCAAAATGATGCTTGGCGATCCGCCGGCGACGAGCAGATTGCGGCCATAGAGGCGGGTGGGTCGGCCCGGGGCGATGTCCGCTCGCCAGAACTGAAAAGCCTGCGGCGCATTGATGGCGACCGAGTTGCTGGTCGACGACGCATTATCGTAGACCTGAACCGTGTAGAGGCTGAACGCCCAGTTTTTGGGAATGCGCAGGACGACGACATTGTCCTGGCCTTTCGTGACCGGCACCTGGGTTCTGACATTCGTATTGCCGGGCGTGATGAATACCTGCGGCGCTGCGCCAAAGCCCGAGCCCTCGAGGGATATGAAATCGCCCGGATTGGCGGTAAAAGGCGCATTGATGATGGTCGCTTTAGCCCAGGCCGCGCAAGGCGCGGCGCAGAAAAGGGCAATGCAACCGGCGAGAGATGCTCGCCCGATTAAAGGTAAATAGCGCAATCTATTGAAAAATCGAATTATTGTTCCCGGCATGGCCACCACTCCTTGTAGCATCTGCTCCAACCGCGCCGCCGAAGCAGAGCCTTGACCGGAGCCGTAAGCTTTCGGGTAATTGCAAATTATGTCAACAACATGTAAATGTTGTGGCATATCATTTATCATATTTGGGCTTGTGCTAAACCCGATCGGGTGAGCTGATAAAATATAATTACGAATAATTCATTCATGTTCTGGTATCGTTTCATTTATGGAAATAGTCAATTGTAAATTTAGTGCATATATTTCGGGTATGTTTGACTACATGACCGTATTTGGCGATGAATACATGTGTCTCAGGCAGATAGATTTTAGAAAACGAGAATTGTGCCTGAAATTATCGTATGTATTTCTTGCATTCGGTTTCTTTATTCTTTTTCAGAAGCTTTGGCGGCAGGATCGCAGGCGGCTTCGCCAAGCAGGCGTCTGCCTGGGCGGAGCATGGCAAATCAGTCGAAGTTGCGGCGGGGACGATCGCCAGCCGTCGCCTTATCTGACGTTCCGTCAGCGTCATATCCGCGGCTGCCTCGACAGCACAGCACACCGGGCTTCATCGTTGCGATCGGCCATGGGTTGCTTTACAAAGGGCGAAAAGGCGAGGGCGCTGGATGGCTGACGATAAGGACGAGCTTTTTCAAAAGACGACCCAAGCTGGCCCAGCGCCAGATGGCGATGCGGAGGACACTTCCTCTCTGGCGGCGTCAGGCGAAACCGCGACAACCCCAATCCCCCAGCCTGAGGCGGCGTCGAGCGGTGATTCGCTTGGCGGGGCGAGGCCGGAGCCAGAGACCATCGCCCCTGGCCAGCCAAAAGTTGCGCCTCGGATCGAAAAGGTGAAACAGCCTTCGCGTGCGCCTGTTTTGGCCGCGGCGCTGATCCTAGGAGCGCTGGCCGGGTTTGGCGGCGCTTTCGCATTGCGCATGCTGGACCAGCAGCAGGCTCCGGACGACGGAGACCATGTTGCCGAATTGAACGCGCATATTGTGGAACTGGAGCATAAGAGCGAGGCTTCCGCTGCCGCGTTAGCCGCGATCGAAAGCCGTTTGACGGGCGCTGAGAACAGCGCCGGCAAGGCAGCGGCCTCGGCTCACTCGGCCTTGAATGAACTGCACGCGGAGCTTGCCGCGCGGCCGAAGGCGGGCGGCGAATCGCCTGCCGCCGAAGCGCCGGACATTGCGCCGCTCGAAGCGAAAATCGCCGCATTCGAACAAAAGGTCAGCGCGCTCGAGACAAAGCTCGCGGCGCCGAAGGTCGACGTCAGGGCGCAGCAGCAGGATCGCGAGGCCGCGGTTCAAAGCGCGCGGGCTTTGGCTGCTGTTCCCGCAAAAGGCGTCGCCGCGATCAGCTTGCTGCAGCTCGTGACGCGCGGCGAGCCTTTTGCGGACGAACTCGCCGCGCTGGATTCGCTTGGCGAAGATCCGGCAAAACTTGCGCCCTTGCGCGCAGCCGCGAAGACCGGGGTTGCGAGCGTCGGCGACCTCGCGGACCGGTTCGCAGCTCTCGCGCCGACGCTCGACGCGCCGCCGGCGCAAAAGCACGATAGCGGCATTCTCGATCGGCTCGCGCATGACGCCGCAAATCTCGTCCGCATTCATCGGCAAGGCGATCCCAATGATCCCGACCTTCCCGGCCGCGTCGCTGCGATCGAGAAGGCTCTGGCGCGCCTCGACGTCGCCAAAGCCTATGCCATTTGGTCGCAGCTCCCGGCCGAGGTTAAGGTCAAGTCGGCGGCATGGGGCGAGGCGGCGAAAGCGCGTCTTGACGCCGTGGCTGCGGCGAGCGCGATCGAAGCGGACGCGGTGACGGCGTTAGGCAAGCCGAAGTCTTGATCGTCGCGAGGATCTGCGCCTCGCAAACATCCCAATCGCGCTTTTGACAGGAAACACATGATCCGCGTCCTCCTGTTCTTCGCTGTCCTCATCGCTCTGGCATTTGGCGAGGCCTGGCTCGTCGACAGGCCCGGCGAACTCGTGCTCAATTGGCAGGGGTATCGCATTGAAACCTCTGTCCTTGTCGGCATTGGCGCCATTTTCGTCGCGGCGGCGGCTCTGGTCGCCTTATGGAGCGTCATCCGTTTCATCTTCAAGTTTCCCTCCCTGATGGCGCTCGCGACGCGGGGACAACGGCGAGAGAGAGGCTATGCCGCTCTCTCGCGCGGGATGATCGCGGTTGGCGCTGGCGATGCGCTGGTTGCGCGCAAGGCGTCCGCCGAGGCGCAGAAGCTTCTCCGCGACGAGCCTTTAGCGCTGCTTTTGAAAGCGCAGGCGGCCCAGCTTTCGGGGGAGGCGAGCCAGGCCGCGGCGGCGTTTGAGGAAATGAGCAAACGCAACGATATGCGTCTTCTCGGGCTGCGTGGCCTTCACGTCGAGGCGCAGCGCCAGGGCGACGTCGAGAAGGCGCAGCAATATGTGGATGCCGCGCATCAGATCGCGCCGTTGCCCTG
Protein-coding sequences here:
- a CDS encoding glycosyl hydrolase family 28-related protein, which codes for MPGTIIRFFNRLRYLPLIGRASLAGCIALFCAAPCAAWAKATIINAPFTANPGDFISLEGSGFGAAPQVFITPGNTNVRTQVPVTKGQDNVVVLRIPKNWAFSLYTVQVYDNASSTSNSVAINAPQAFQFWRADIAPGRPTRLYGRNLLVAGGSPSIILLDTQTNAQLAASVAPSNSTFFFLTFIPPSGIVAGHTYKAIVSNGLASTTTEATVLGHAAGGDYFGVDAPWAYDFVTKNGPGYNAGVAGTKQSDHHIFNVRTDPSLNPVARGDGVTNDAGAIQSALDQASRNGGGIVYLPAGTYNLGVTGIDIRAGVVLQGHSNADTKIIFGPTSAQGSSFGMSGIEIPDNAALTGIADLSIQNVDLTSQRVVNLDTRGGSISKFFIQRVNWELGSGASIFPVGDRISIMNSNFHQAVNFQNGSPATGGLGPIYIFGSSNLVFVGNTIKWATDQVLMNDMVNAFIESNHFTRSASDKVAATSAMAAAACCTSTPVGTGQMVSRRLGRQLTIQFGKNIIIANNIFDVSDGSLDSTLNDGETFLNESRGREDEGVVTSANSTSVSANAKSWNYYSNSMVIIVSGAGAGQWRHITQLSNNSTFTIDQPWDVVPAAGDHFTIAVPSFENAWINGNTMSNNPQGISLWAGAFLNTNVSSNKMTDNGGIYLNPISTNSDAVGLPEFSVSRNIEIKGNTLANINSTRSPFININLTNIWPNTFWGYSTLGVEVRNNSITTRSGTYSYPYPQGFQNVVYYQGQTPYVEQGKSALVGNIFQGNACINCPVDFQIGTGDLDTVIWNSYTVNSPGVTSTLLLDTSQLNYWVPGSIGTVIGHD
- a CDS encoding COG4223 family protein, with protein sequence MADDKDELFQKTTQAGPAPDGDAEDTSSLAASGETATTPIPQPEAASSGDSLGGARPEPETIAPGQPKVAPRIEKVKQPSRAPVLAAALILGALAGFGGAFALRMLDQQQAPDDGDHVAELNAHIVELEHKSEASAAALAAIESRLTGAENSAGKAAASAHSALNELHAELAARPKAGGESPAAEAPDIAPLEAKIAAFEQKVSALETKLAAPKVDVRAQQQDREAAVQSARALAAVPAKGVAAISLLQLVTRGEPFADELAALDSLGEDPAKLAPLRAAAKTGVASVGDLADRFAALAPTLDAPPAQKHDSGILDRLAHDAANLVRIHRQGDPNDPDLPGRVAAIEKALARLDVAKAYAIWSQLPAEVKVKSAAWGEAAKARLDAVAAASAIEADAVTALGKPKS